The proteins below come from a single Drosophila suzukii chromosome X, CBGP_Dsuzu_IsoJpt1.0, whole genome shotgun sequence genomic window:
- the Stim gene encoding stromal interaction molecule homolog isoform X2: MRKNTIWNYSFIFICCVLKSISSQDHGTHTVSVVSNRYNTQHQYKQNPNVASRHSSHESGHNSQPEHVTHIAASHAGSGGEHSTHLEQNLHRSSYNLLSEAMSQAVSNEFSRI, encoded by the exons ATGCGAAAGAATACTATTTGGAACTATTCTTTCATATTCATATGCTGTGTGCTGAAGAGCATAAGTTCGCAAGATCATGGGACACACACAGTTTCCGTCGTTTCGAATCGATATAACACGCAACATCAGTATAAGCAAAATCCCAATGTGGCCTCACGTCACTCATCCCATGAATCTGGTCACAATTCCCAGCCGGAACATGTGACCCATATCGCGGCATCGCATGCCGGAAGCGGAGGAGAGCACTCCACTCACCTTGAGCAAAATCTGCATAGGAGCTCATACAATCTCCTAAGCGAGGCTATGTCCCAGGCTGTCAGTAATGAATTTA GTAGAATATAA
- the Stim gene encoding stromal interaction molecule homolog isoform X1 — translation MRKNTIWNYSFIFICCVLKSISSQDHGTHTVSVVSNRYNTQHQYKQNPNVASRHSSHESGHNSQPEHVTHIAASHAGSGGEHSTHLEQNLHRSSYNLLSEAMSQAVSNEFSSMGSGSADGACAADDFDCYSGSVQDRFGMEAIASLHRQLDDDDNGNIDLSESDDFLREELKYDSGYEKRQKAFHFNDDMHISVKELWEAWLRSEVHNWTIEQTTDWLAQSVQLPQYVDLFKLHKVTGAALPRLAVNNLQYVGNVLGIKDPIHKQKISLKAMDVVLFGPPRETGTRWKDYILVTLLLSAIIGCWYAYQQNKNAKRHLRRMAQDMEGLQRAEQSLQEMQKELERARMEQENVATEKMDLERRLKEAPTLSSSNSDLEVQQLKKEIEMLRNELSRAEFELVDNCWAPPPQLQSWLQYTYELESKNHQKKRTSAEKQLQSAREACEKLRKKRSSLVGAFVSTHGKSIDDVDRSIVEARNALGDVTNELQERLHRWKQIETCLGLNIVNNNGLSYLENVLYGRNGGLQSSMGVSSTKGSRTRITNSTEDLDDESIQGKLNFENFSLLATE, via the exons ATGCGAAAGAATACTATTTGGAACTATTCTTTCATATTCATATGCTGTGTGCTGAAGAGCATAAGTTCGCAAGATCATGGGACACACACAGTTTCCGTCGTTTCGAATCGATATAACACGCAACATCAGTATAAGCAAAATCCCAATGTGGCCTCACGTCACTCATCCCATGAATCTGGTCACAATTCCCAGCCGGAACATGTGACCCATATCGCGGCATCGCATGCCGGAAGCGGAGGAGAGCACTCCACTCACCTTGAGCAAAATCTGCATAGGAGCTCATACAATCTCCTAAGCGAGGCTATGTCCCAGGCTGTCAGTAATGAATTTA GTTCCATGGGAAGCGGTTCGGCAGATGGGGCATGTGCTGCAGACGATTTTGACTGCTATAGTGGAAGTGTTCAGGATCGTTTTGGAATGGAGGCTATTGCCAGCTTACATCGGCAACTggatgatgatgataatgGAAACATCGATTTGAGCGAATCCGATGAC TTTTTACGGGAGGAATTGAAGTACGACTCAGGTTATGAAAAACGGCAGAAAGCATTTCACTTCAATGACGATATGCATATATCGGTCAAAGAACTGTGGGAGGCTTGGCTGAGATCAGAGGTGCATAATTGGACCATCGAACAGACCACAGATTGGTTGGCACAATCTGTTCAGCTGCCCCAATATGTTGATCTGTTTAAATTACATAAGGTTACTGGAGCTGCTTTGCCAAG GTTGGCTGTGAACAATCTTCAGTATGTGGGCAATGTACTTGGAATCAAAGACCCTATACATAAGCAAAAAATCTCATTAAAGGCAATGGACGTTGTACTTTTTGGACCACCGAGAG AAACTGGCACCCGTTGGAAGGACTACATATTGGTTACCTTGTTGCTGAGTGCTATTATTGGATGTTGGTACGCCTACCAGCAAAATAAGAATGCCAAACGCCATCTGCGCCGCATGGCCCAAGATATGGAAGGATTGCAGAGAGCTGAACAAAGTCTACAGGAGATGCAAAAg GAACTAGAACGAGCCAGAATGGAGCAGGAAAATGTGGCAACTGAGAAAATGGATTTGGAGCGGCGTCTTAAAGAAGCCCCCACCCTCAGTTCTTCAAACTCGGATTTGGAAGTGCAGCAGCTTAAAAAGGAGATCGAGATGTTGCGCAATGAATTGTCCCGTGCCGAATTCGAGTTAGTTGACAACTGCTGGGCGCCACCACCTCAGCTTCAATCGTGGCTGCAATACACCTATGAACTAGAGAGTAAGAATCATCAGAAGAAACGCACATCGGCTGAGAAGCAACTTCAGTCGGCCAGAGAGGCTTGTGAGAAATTGCGAAAGAAGCGATCAAGTTTGGTGGGAGCTTTCGTTTCCACCCACGGCAAGAGTATTGATGATGTCGATCGATCCATTGTTGAGGCACGAAATGCCCTTGGAGATGTGACAAATGAGTTGCAAGAACGGCTTCATCGCTGGAAGCAAATCGAGACGTGCCTTGGCTTAAACATTGTTAATAACAATGGTCTGTCCTACTTGGAGAATGTTCTATATGGCCGAAATGGAGGTTTACAAAGTTCCATGGGCGTGAGCTCAACAAAGGGGTCTAGAA CACGTATTACCAACAGCACCGAAGACTTGGACGATGAGTCTATACAAGGTAAGCTGAATTTTGAGAACTTTTCGCTGCTTGCCACGGAATAA